The genomic stretch agaattaagtaaatataaaaatgcaGAAGAAAGTCCTgaacatttaaataaattcccaattataagtatatcagatttaaataaaaaaacattgGAAGTACCTGTGAATGtttattttacaaatattaatgaaaataataatataatggaaacatataataaattaaaaactaATGAACATATGTTAAAAGATAATATGgatgtatttttaaaaaaatatgtattaaaaaatgataaacataatacaaataataataataataataataataatatggattaTAGTTTTACTGAAACCAAATATGAAGGAAATGTACCTATATTAGTTTATGAGATGCCAACAACAGGAATTGTATATTTACAGTTTGTGTTCTCTTTAGATCATTTAACCGTAGACGAATTAGCATATTTGAATTTATTCAAAACATTAATATtggaaaataaaacaaataaaagatCATCTGAAGATTTTGTTATCttaagagaaaaaaatattggaAGTATGTCTGCTAATGTTGCTTTATATTCAAAAGATGATCATTTAAATGTAACCGATAAATATAATGCACAagctttatttaatttagaAATGCATGTATTAAGTCATAAATGCAATGACGCATTAAATATAGCATTAGAAGCAGTGAAAGAATCCGATTTTTCAAATAAGAAAAAGGTTATTGATAtattgaaaagaaaaattaatggTATGAAAACAACATTTAGTGAAAAGGGATATGCtatattaatgaaatatGTAAAAGCACATTTAAATTCTAAACATTATgctcataatattatttatggatatgaaaattatttaaaattacaaGAACAACTTGAATTAGCAGAAAATGATTTTAAGACATTGGAAAATATACTGGTAcgtataagaaataaaatatttaataagaaaaatttaaTGGTTAGTGTAACATCAGATTATGGAGCattaaaacatttatttgttaattCTAATGAATCATTGAAAAATTTAGTATCATAttttgaagaaaatgataaatatataaatgacaTGCAAAATAAAGTAAATGATCCAACTGTAATGGGATGGaatgaagaaattaaaagtaagaaattatttgatgaagaaaaggtaaagaaagaattttttgtattaccAACATTTGTTAATTCTGTGTCTATGTCAggaattttatttaaaccAGGAGAATATCTAGATCCATCCTTTACTGTCATTGTAGCCGCATTAAAAAATTCGTATTTATGGGATACTGTTAGAGGATTAAATGGAGCTTATGGTGTTTTTGCTGATATTGAATATGATGGTAGTGTAGTCTTTTTATCTGCTAGAGATCCAAATTTAGAAAAAACATTAGCTACCTTTAGAGAATCAGCTAAGGGTTTAAGAAAAATGGCTGATACTATGACTGAAAATGATTTGttaagatatattattaatactatAGGAACCATTGATAAACCTAGAAGAGGCATAGAATTAAGTAAACTATCTTTCTTAAGACTTATATCTAACGAAAGTGAACAAGACCGAGTGGAATTCAGGAAAAGAATTATGaacacaaaaaaagaagacTTTTATAAATTTGCAGACTTGTTGGAGAGCAAAGTTAAtgaatttgaaaaaaatattgttatcatCACTACAAAGGAAAAggcaaatgaatatatagcAAACGTAGATGGAGAATTTAAAAAGGTATtaatagaataaaataataaataaataaataaataaatatatatatatatatatatatattatcttaaTGAGCAAACTTACATTATACACCTtgtgctttttttttttttttatatacattttcgtataagcaaaaaaaaatgttttaaacataaaaataaaaacaaatataaaacttAAACTAAAACTAAATacgtatttttattattcatatattataattaaacatTTAtgatcctttttatttttcctcatatattattttaattattccttattttattaacttttttttttttttttttttacattataatatatataaggatCTATCAaactttaaatatatttatttaaaaatataaatcgtTAAAAGGATAttataatgttttatattaaaaaaaaaaaaaaaaaattgtgcaatatttctatttgctttttttccaaaacatataattttttttttttttttaatatttatactgTCTgtttacaataatatatatagaatggATTCTTAAGTCAAATtactaataatttattatattagtataggaataataatatatatattaaagttAAACATTGAatatatgaaagaaaaaaaaaaataaaataaccaaaaaaaatttaaataaggaatatatattaagtgaTGTATAAAtggtatatacatatatataaatatatatatatatatgatatataatcaATATATTGCAAAGTGAAAAGTTcttttttccatatatacatattaatccttacataatatatatatatatatatatatatatatattatgtttattacatgaattatttttaatattattttagttgtatctaataataatgtaaataaaaaaaattttttttctttctatttttttgttctaaaaaaaaaaaaaaataccatatatgtgtacatgtatagaaagttatatatatatatatatatatatatatttatttatttatatataatattcataaaattaaaagcTCTTTTctttaaacataaaaaattgaaatatatatataatatatattccatcaatttttaaaatgtaatacaaaatatataattatatatttttttaaatatatacatatatatatatatatatatatatatatatatatataatataaaataatatatgtgcatactgtctaatatattttatgtattatatattttatatggaataatatatatatatatatatatatatataatgtataatatacctaatatatataagcataatatgtgtaatatatatgatatatatatatatatatatttaatattgtaAAATGTTAagagtaataaaaaaaaaaaaaattatataaaaataataaaaaatgtgcaTATGCTATAGGATAATACAaatttgaataataaaaatttacattaaaagtataattgtacttttcatttatatattgaaaaaaaaaaagaataataataaaacataaagtataaaataaatgaataaatattttcattttaattcAATAGCTTATGTTTTTCCCATATTGTTATAAGTTTTATTATAAGATCTTTGCATATATGGTCCttgttcattatttttaaaaaaattatatggaaAATGACCATACTGTGTATTAATAAAAGATTGATGTACATCATTTGTAGAAACACGTGAATTATATCTATTGTTTGGCATGGTATTTTGAATTGAATACATTTCATTGTTAGCATAATTTGATGATTCATTTCCATGGCATGACATTGGAGGTGGTGGGGGTGGAGGTGAATTATAAGACtacaattaaaaatatataaatatgtacatatatatgtatattaatatatacacatatgtatatatatatatatatataagatactGTTATTCATACATAGGTGCAATATaagaacatatttatataaagatatgaaaaatgatactatcctaatatatatatatatatgtatttattttttattatatatttttttttttttttttttacaattcatatatttttatattacgtTGTTCATACGATCTATATTCAGATATTGGGGTGCCAAATAcctatacaaaaaaaaaaaaaaataattaaaaaattaaaataaaataaaaaatataataatgcacaatatatatatatatatatatatatatatgtgtgtccatatttatttatttgctGCTAATTAAAAAACACATTTAATATTCTTACTGTTCTTCCCCCTTTTTTATGGAaacttttaaatatttattcccAGCATTAAAACCATTCATGCCAGCAACAGCATTAATTGCACTCTGTTGATTttcaaaattaataaatccATAACCCCTACTTTTCCCATTTGTTTCTCTTTTGATTGTTGCACCTAGTATGTTACCATAATGGGAAAAATGCTACAAGGTTgggaaataaataaataaataaatatatatatatatatatatatatttaattcttagagacatattatattaatatatcaaataggtatgatttgtttcttttttttttctttttactcTTTTTAAATCTTTGTCACTCCAATCGTTTGGTAAATAAAAAACGAAAATGGTGCAACCtggttttatttttctcttaTTTGTTTCATTAGAGCTTGATTTTAATAAaacctaaaaaaaaaaataaaaaaataaaaaaaaataaaataaaataaaatatataaaaaaaaaaaaaaaaaaatacaaataacaaaataatgaataacACATATATAGCTTGCGCTacgtttataatattttactacatgttttatattcataCCTTAAGTCTTTTTCCTGTGTATACCTCAActttattcatattagaAATCGCTAACGCTGCACTGTGCGGATCAGTATATACAACAAAACCATAACCTTTACTGGTCTTGTCATTTTTTTTGGCCACTGTTGCACTTTCCAAGTTACCAAAAGTTTTAAATTtctaaaagaatataataaaatatgaaacccaaaatatatatatatatatatatatatatatatatgtgtgtacatatgttatttaaaaaaaaaaattcttaattgttcatattttcttaCATCAAATAAATCCTGATCATTCCAATGAGGTGGTAAGTAAAAGACAAAAAGTGTcgtctttttattatcattacttGACtgttggaaaaaaaaaaaaaaaaaaaaaatatatatatatatatatatacatatattattaaatacaaCATTAGGGGAgaatattatgtttttaatttattcccttttgtgatatataaaacaattttataaatatatatatcttataatatttattacttGTGATTTTTGTTGTGAATCTAATTTGTTTGTGTTCATATCTATACATTCATCTACAATTTTTCTTGAAGTAACTTTCAAAAGTTTCCCATTAATTTCCTTGCCGTTCATAACTTCAATAGCTTTTTGTGATGCCTCGGTGTCATTATATTGAATAAAGgcgtatatatttatatctttatctattattatattatttatggttccaaatatcataaaattcttgtaaaagaaaaaaagggaaaaaaagaaaaaaaagaaaaatcaccaaatataaataaataaatatatatatatatatatatatatattatggcACATTTAAATTTACAGATATATGtctatacatacatatatttttatttttatttgttattattttatatttttttactttttttatgtCATTTTCCATCCATTCATTTGGAAagttataaacaaatatactATTTGTTTGAAAGTTTTTATTCCATTCCATTGTGCTTTcctatttaaataatatgcatatatatatatatatatatatatatttatttatatataatgaatatactGATACTTTAAAATCTTACAccatattatatgaatactacatgtaattataaaatacgcaagattttttttattacacatatacataagaaagggtaatattttttctattttttttcagaTTATTACCAAATCCattaatatgtttaaattttttttttcttttttttttgttcttgaaaatttatatatatatatatatatgtattttatatatacgatAATTTTTCAAGCAGGGATTTAAAACAcctttaatataattaaaatatataaaatatataaaatactaCTATAACGTATATACAAACAAAGAAATAAgggataaatataaataaataaataaatattatatatatataatatatgttacttatatatattattaatattttaaagtttatgaaattattttacattttgaattttattctttaacacatttatataacaatattaggactctatttttatatgaaaaagatgcaaaaaaaaaaaaaaaagatacattcataaaaagaatataatatatatatatatatatatatatatatatataaatataaatataaatatgtgaatgataataaaaaaaaaaaacaagtacatatataaatatatatatatatatatatatatatatatatatatatatatataatatatatatatatatataatacgtaTAAGCAATGAAAGAAAtcaatgaatatataaaaataatatgatataaatgtatgatataaaaaaaaaaaaaaataggtcataaaaaaaaatatatgaaaataatggaatgcatatatatatgtatatatatatatatatatatatatatatatatatatatatatatgatacatatataatatgtgaaTAAAGAACATATgctaataaataaatatttaaaattgaaaaaaataaaaaaataataaataaataatatgtatataagaaatatatatatatatgaataaaaaaaaaaaaaaaaaaaagtagatAACTCATAAAAATgcactttttttatttttttatatagtatctttatttatgaactaatataaaatattactatgatataaaaaaatgaaaaagaaaaattttatatatctttaaacacataaaatatgagaattattatttcctgtttttttttttttttcttaattaatgtataaaataataataccttatatgtatacacatataatatatatttttaattattatattttcacatttttttcacaatgtgtaaaatatgaatttattaatgcatatatatatattatatatatatatatatatatatatatatatatatatatatatttgtatatatgtatatatagatagatactttttaataatataaaaattatatatctattataatgtgttttattaatacatatgagGCTaagtttataaaaataccaatttttctttttcatatccaaaataaaattaaaaaaaagaaaaggaaaaaaattcatGTAATCTTCTTtaagttttatttatttattttttttttttttttcttttagtCTTATATAATGTAGATTGtgtaaaaacataaaataaaaaaaagaataaataaaaaaataatattggatttaaaaaaaaacatatttatgATTTGTTTATTCCATTCCATTAACAACAAATAATTCTATAgaattaagaaatatatattatataaatgtatatattcaatatttattttgtactttaataattattaaaatataatttaatttaaagtTTATGTTCTAACCACTTCATGTATATTGTTATACTTTATGTGACCAAAATGATGAtacataaatgaatatatatatatatatatatattatatttatttatatttttgcatTTTAAAACCAAATTTGTAATAGTATAAtggatttatttattatatatttttttaatattttaattatatgtttaaaggtttatttataattgatgaagaagaatatTCAATCAAAATtatagaacaaaaaaaaaaaaaaaaaaaaaaaaaaaaaaaaaaaaaattattaattttaaaaggaaatttaaatatatacatatatatatatatatatatgctcaTATgttaaatacaaaatatttcaaaaattgaattattttttttatttttggtaATAAATTggtttaattatattttcactatataaatgttaaaaaTTGAAGTATAAGCACTTCTGATGTTAAATATAAGGTTATgctattttaaatattagataggttatatttttataagtacATATATGTTTCATACGTTTGCctcttttaaatttattcttttttaatttgtattatcttcctatagaaaaatatctagcattataattatgaatacTAGTTGTTATGGGTTCATTAATACACCACTCGTACCAAATTTTTTGATGATCTGTTAATCTCCAAATACTAAAAGAAAGGTTTTGacctttttttaaaaattgtattttatttataggaATATATAGAGGAAACCAACTATGAAGATTCGGTGTATGTGTTTTTGGTTCTATGGATATATACACATCATCATATAATTGAGATTTAAAATAACATAAGAATCCATGTATATATGTgtccatttttattttaaaattaatatttttatagcgATAATTATGACTATTATCTTGTTTGGTGTGTATAGGTGGaacttgaaaaaaaaaacattctTTAGATGATTCTTGtgatatttttgtatatgaaTACATATTAACAACATAGAAAGATTCATTACCCcctgatatattattttccataACTTTATGATATAAAGCAGAACATGATATAGGTTCTAAATAAGATACACAATTCATTGGTATACTAATTCCAtcatcttttaaaaatttcttGATTCCATCCATACATTCAGGAAATAATTCATTATCACCAAAAGAACCTAATAATTcgctaataataatatctgCTTTTTTAGGTATATCTAAATATCTTATATCACTATGAATAACCTTTACATTTTTCCATTCTTCTGTTTGTACcctattatttaaaataattatagcACTATCATTCTTTTCTATGgcatatatttcataatctgtcatttcatttttttgtaagGCTGATAGGGTCGTATCTACTAAGGGACCTCTGCCCGCACCCACAACAAAAATGGTAATCTTATGATCGTTCTGTTGTtcttccatattattattattattgttgtttttgtttttgttgctttgtttatttttgttgtttattttttttccttttttccaATTTGATAAATACTTACTTGTGGCTAGTTCATACTGCTCATACTTTTTCCGGTCCTTTTCAAAAACTTCATAAGTCTGGGAGGACAAATTATCTTTGAGGGGTTGTAAAGGTATTTGTAAATAATCCCAATAAAAACTGTCAAAAAGTGAATCATTGTCGAAATTTTCTATAGACATAAATAAcctctttatataataaatacaacATTTTAAATAGTAGTTGTTATTAGTTTTTGTATGGATACTATTACTaatattgtaattattattattattattattattatcattaatatcatATGAATCCATttcattattacatatattatgttgGTATTCATTACAATATTCATTTTTGAGATGAATGAAATGATTATTCATCTTGTTAATGTCTTCATTTGTTATTAATAAAActtctatattttttctaaaaaagtatattaaGAAatcctttaatttttttggtaAATATGGATACCCTGTTTTTGTATCCAATAGAAATGCATCTAATGGTATGATAATTAATTTTACGGGTTCAGATTTCCATACATCTAATTGAATATTACTTaaatctatattatttatatttgataaTTCAAGGGCTAAACCTAAATGactataattaaaattacaatatgaaataaattttGCCCATAAATTCCATCCATTTATAATATCACAAgtcatattgttattataactTTCCTTATGAaaaggtttttttttttttataacaataGGAATTCTCATTATTAAGgataacatattataattatttatacatgAGTTAATATATCTAGCATAATTATCACATTTTATATTCGGTACATTAATAATCAATTTACTTATAGATATATAAGTAGACCATTgtaattctttatttaatgCATCCATAGAATATAAACttgaattttcattttcGTCATCAGGA from Plasmodium falciparum 3D7 genome assembly, chromosome: 13 encodes the following:
- a CDS encoding RNA-binding protein, putative, whose protein sequence is MDLESTMEWNKNFQTNSIFVYNFPNEWMENDIKKNFMIFGTINNIIIDKDINIYAFIQYNDTEASQKAIEVMNGKEINGKLLKVTSRKIVDECIDMNTNKLDSQQKSQSSNDNKKTTLFVFYLPPHWNDQDLFDKFKTFGNLESATVAKKNDKTSKGYGFVVYTDPHSAALAISNMNKVEVYTGKRLKVLLKSSSNETNKRKIKPGCTIFVFYLPNDWSDKDLKRHFSHYGNILGATIKRETNGKSRGYGFINFENQQSAINAVAGMNGFNAGNKYLKVSIKKGEEQYLAPQYLNIDRMNNSYNSPPPPPPPMSCHGNESSNYANNEMYSIQNTMPNNRYNSRVSTNDVHQSFINTQYGHFPYNFFKNNEQGPYMQRSYNKTYNNMGKT
- a CDS encoding protein arginine N-methyltransferase 5, putative — its product is MTIKNKYGYLKLGIEIEYHKIPQCEENNIDPDFFACKLFNDNTKNIYNELTTNESLNNSSMINGNGKRCSYEIDPLFGNIYEDKNIWEKNIYGLMSTWINPDDENENSSLYSMDALNKELQWSTYISISKLIINVPNIKCDNYARYINSCINNYNMLSLIMRIPIVIKKKKPFHKESYNNNMTCDIINGWNLWAKFISYCNFNYSHLGLALELSNINNIDLSNIQLDVWKSEPVKLIIIPLDAFLLDTKTGYPYLPKKLKDFLIYFFRKNIEVLLITNEDINKMNNHFIHLKNEYCNEYQHNICNNEMDSYDINDNNNNNNNNYNISNSIHTKTNNNYYLKCCIYYIKRLFMSIENFDNDSLFDSFYWDYLQIPLQPLKDNLSSQTYEVFEKDRKKYEQYELATSKYLSNWKKGKKINNKNKQSNKNKNNNNNNNMEEQQNDHKITIFVVGAGRGPLVDTTLSALQKNEMTDYEIYAIEKNDSAIIILNNRVQTEEWKNVKVIHSDIRYLDIPKKADIIISELLGSFGDNELFPECMDGIKKFLKDDGISIPMNCVSYLEPISCSALYHKVMENNISGGNESFYVVNMYSYTKISQESSKECFFFQVPPIHTKQDNSHNYRYKNINFKIKMDTYIHGFLCYFKSQLYDDVYISIEPKTHTPNLHSWFPLYIPINKIQFLKKGQNLSFSIWRLTDHQKIWYEWCINEPITTSIHNYNARYFSIGR